The following proteins are co-located in the Eptesicus fuscus isolate TK198812 chromosome 9, DD_ASM_mEF_20220401, whole genome shotgun sequence genome:
- the HNRNPR gene encoding heterogeneous nuclear ribonucleoprotein R isoform X1, whose translation MANQVNGNAVQLKEEEEPMDTSSVTHTEHYKTLIEAGLPQKVAERLDEIFQTGLVAYVDLDERAIDALREFNEEGALSVLQQFKESDLSHVQNKSAFLCGVMKTYRQREKQGSKVQESTKGPDEAKIKALLERTGYTLDVTTGQRKYGGPPPDSVYSGMQPGIGTEVFVGKIPRDLYEDELVPLFEKAGPIWDLRLMMDPLSGQNRGYAFITFCGKEAAQEAVKLCDSYEIRPGKHLGVCISVANNRLFVGSIPKNKTKENILEEFSKVTEGLVDVILYHQPDDKKKNRGFCFLEYEDHKSAAQARRRLMSGKVKVWGNVVTVEWADPVEEPDPEVMAKVKVLFVRNLATTVTEEILEKSFSEFGKLERVKKLKDYAFVHFEDRGAAVKAMDEMNGKEIEGEEIEIVLAKPPDKKRKERQAARQASRSTAYEDYYYHPPPRMPPPIRGRGRGGGRGGYGYPPDYYGYEDYYDDYYGYDYHDYRGGYEDPYYGYDDGYAVRGRGGGRGGRGAPPPPRGRGAPPPRGRTGYSQRGAPLGPPRGSRGGRGGPAQQQRGRGSRGSRGNRGGNVGGKRKADGYNQPDSKRRQTNNQQNWGSQPIAQQPLQQGGDYTGNYGYNNDNQEFYQDTYGQQWK comes from the exons ATGGCTAATCAGGTGAATGGTAATGCGGTACAgttaaaagaagaggaagaaccaATGGATACTTCCAGTGTAACTCACACAGAACACTACAAGACACTGATAGAGGCAGGCCTCCCACAGAAGGTGGCAGAAAGACTTGATGAAATATTTCAGACAG GATTGGTAGCTTATGTGGATCTTGATGAAAGAGCAATTGATGCTCTCAGGGAATTTAATGAAGAAGGAGCTCTGTCTGTACTACAACAGTTCAAGGAAAGCGACTTATCACATGTTCAG AACAAAAGTGCATTTTTATGTGGAGTTATGAAGACCTACAGGCAAAGGGAGAAACAAGGAAGCAAGGTGCAAGAGTCTACAAAGGGACCTGATGAAGCAAAGATTAAG GCCTTGCTTGAGAGGACTGGTTATACTCTGGATGTAACCACAGGACAGAGGAAGTATGGTGGTCCTCCACCAGACAGTGTGTACTCTGGCATGCAACCTGGAATTGGAACAGAA GTGTTTGTAGGTAAAATACCAAGAGATTTATATGAGGATGAGTTGGTACCTCTTTTTGAAAAGGCTGGTCCCATTTGGGACCTACGTCTTATGATGGATCCACTGTCTGGTCAGAACAGAGGGTATGCATTTATCACCTTCTGTGGAAAGGAAGCTGCACAGGAAGCTGTTAAACTG TGTGACAGCTATGAAATTCGCCCTGGTAAACACCTTGGAGTGTGCATTTCTGTGGCAAACAACAGGCTTTTTGTTGGATCAATTCCAAAGAATAAGACTAAAGAAAACATTCTGGAAGAATTCAGTAAAGTCACag AGGGTTTGGTGGACGTTATTCTCTATCATCAACCCGATGACAAAAAGAAGAATCGGGGGTTCTGCTTCCTTGAATATGAGGATCACAAGTCAGCAGCACAAGCCAGACGCCGGCTGATGAGTGGAAAAGTAAAAGTATGGGGAAATGTAGTTACAGTTGAATGGGCTGACCCTGTGGAAGAACCAGATCCAGAAGTCATGGCTAAG GTGAAAGTTTTATTTGTGAGAAACTTGGCTACTACAGTGACAGAAGAAATACTGGAAAAGTCATTTTCTGAATTTGGAAAACTCGAAAGGGTGAAGAAGTTGAAAGATTATGCATTTGTTCATTTTGAAGACAGAGGAGCAGCTGTTAAG GCCATGGATGAAATGAATGGCAAAGAAATAGAAGGGGAAGAAATTGAAATAGTCTTAGCCAAGCCaccagacaagaaaaggaaagaacgCCAAGCTGCTAGACAGGCCTCCAGAAGCACTGC GTATGAAGATTATTACTATCACCCTCCTCCTCGCATGCCACCTCCAATTAGAGGTCGGGGtcgtggtggggggagaggtggatATGGCTACCCTCCAGATTACTATGGCTATGAAGATTACTATGATGATTACTATGGTTATGATTATCACGACTATCGTGGAGGCTATGAAGATCCCTACTACGGCTATGATGATGGCTATGCagtaagaggaagaggaggaggaaggggagggcgaGGTGCTCCACCACCACCAAGGGGGCGGGGAGCACCACCTCCAAGAGGTAGAACTGGCTATTCACAGAGGGGGGCACCTTTGGGACCACCAAGAGGCTCTAGGGGTGGCAGAGGGGGTCCTGCACAACAGCAGAGAGGCCGTGGTTCCCGTGGCTCTCGGGGCAATCGTGGGGGCAATGTAGGTGGCAAGAGAAAGGCAGATGGGTACAACCAACCTGATTCCAAGCGCCGTCAGACCAACAACCAACAGAACTGGGGTTCTCAACCCATCGCTCAGCAGCCGCTTCAACAAGGTGGTGACTATACTGGTAACTATGGTTACAATAATGACAACCAGGAATTTTATCAGGATACTTATGGGCAACAGTGGAAATAG
- the HNRNPR gene encoding heterogeneous nuclear ribonucleoprotein R isoform X2 encodes MKTYRQREKQGSKVQESTKGPDEAKIKALLERTGYTLDVTTGQRKYGGPPPDSVYSGMQPGIGTEVFVGKIPRDLYEDELVPLFEKAGPIWDLRLMMDPLSGQNRGYAFITFCGKEAAQEAVKLCDSYEIRPGKHLGVCISVANNRLFVGSIPKNKTKENILEEFSKVTEGLVDVILYHQPDDKKKNRGFCFLEYEDHKSAAQARRRLMSGKVKVWGNVVTVEWADPVEEPDPEVMAKVKVLFVRNLATTVTEEILEKSFSEFGKLERVKKLKDYAFVHFEDRGAAVKAMDEMNGKEIEGEEIEIVLAKPPDKKRKERQAARQASRSTAYEDYYYHPPPRMPPPIRGRGRGGGRGGYGYPPDYYGYEDYYDDYYGYDYHDYRGGYEDPYYGYDDGYAVRGRGGGRGGRGAPPPPRGRGAPPPRGRTGYSQRGAPLGPPRGSRGGRGGPAQQQRGRGSRGSRGNRGGNVGGKRKADGYNQPDSKRRQTNNQQNWGSQPIAQQPLQQGGDYTGNYGYNNDNQEFYQDTYGQQWK; translated from the exons ATGAAGACCTACAGGCAAAGGGAGAAACAAGGAAGCAAGGTGCAAGAGTCTACAAAGGGACCTGATGAAGCAAAGATTAAG GCCTTGCTTGAGAGGACTGGTTATACTCTGGATGTAACCACAGGACAGAGGAAGTATGGTGGTCCTCCACCAGACAGTGTGTACTCTGGCATGCAACCTGGAATTGGAACAGAA GTGTTTGTAGGTAAAATACCAAGAGATTTATATGAGGATGAGTTGGTACCTCTTTTTGAAAAGGCTGGTCCCATTTGGGACCTACGTCTTATGATGGATCCACTGTCTGGTCAGAACAGAGGGTATGCATTTATCACCTTCTGTGGAAAGGAAGCTGCACAGGAAGCTGTTAAACTG TGTGACAGCTATGAAATTCGCCCTGGTAAACACCTTGGAGTGTGCATTTCTGTGGCAAACAACAGGCTTTTTGTTGGATCAATTCCAAAGAATAAGACTAAAGAAAACATTCTGGAAGAATTCAGTAAAGTCACag AGGGTTTGGTGGACGTTATTCTCTATCATCAACCCGATGACAAAAAGAAGAATCGGGGGTTCTGCTTCCTTGAATATGAGGATCACAAGTCAGCAGCACAAGCCAGACGCCGGCTGATGAGTGGAAAAGTAAAAGTATGGGGAAATGTAGTTACAGTTGAATGGGCTGACCCTGTGGAAGAACCAGATCCAGAAGTCATGGCTAAG GTGAAAGTTTTATTTGTGAGAAACTTGGCTACTACAGTGACAGAAGAAATACTGGAAAAGTCATTTTCTGAATTTGGAAAACTCGAAAGGGTGAAGAAGTTGAAAGATTATGCATTTGTTCATTTTGAAGACAGAGGAGCAGCTGTTAAG GCCATGGATGAAATGAATGGCAAAGAAATAGAAGGGGAAGAAATTGAAATAGTCTTAGCCAAGCCaccagacaagaaaaggaaagaacgCCAAGCTGCTAGACAGGCCTCCAGAAGCACTGC GTATGAAGATTATTACTATCACCCTCCTCCTCGCATGCCACCTCCAATTAGAGGTCGGGGtcgtggtggggggagaggtggatATGGCTACCCTCCAGATTACTATGGCTATGAAGATTACTATGATGATTACTATGGTTATGATTATCACGACTATCGTGGAGGCTATGAAGATCCCTACTACGGCTATGATGATGGCTATGCagtaagaggaagaggaggaggaaggggagggcgaGGTGCTCCACCACCACCAAGGGGGCGGGGAGCACCACCTCCAAGAGGTAGAACTGGCTATTCACAGAGGGGGGCACCTTTGGGACCACCAAGAGGCTCTAGGGGTGGCAGAGGGGGTCCTGCACAACAGCAGAGAGGCCGTGGTTCCCGTGGCTCTCGGGGCAATCGTGGGGGCAATGTAGGTGGCAAGAGAAAGGCAGATGGGTACAACCAACCTGATTCCAAGCGCCGTCAGACCAACAACCAACAGAACTGGGGTTCTCAACCCATCGCTCAGCAGCCGCTTCAACAAGGTGGTGACTATACTGGTAACTATGGTTACAATAATGACAACCAGGAATTTTATCAGGATACTTATGGGCAACAGTGGAAATAG
- the HNRNPR gene encoding heterogeneous nuclear ribonucleoprotein R isoform X3: MANQVNGNAVQLKEEEEPMDTSSVTHTEHYKTLIEAGLPQKVAERLDEIFQTGLVAYVDLDERAIDALREFNEEGALSVLQQFKESDLSHVQNKSAFLCGVMKTYRQREKQGSKVQESTKGPDEAKIKALLERTGYTLDVTTGQRKYGGPPPDSVYSGMQPGIGTEVFVGKIPRDLYEDELVPLFEKAGPIWDLRLMMDPLSGQNRGYAFITFCGKEAAQEAVKLVKVLFVRNLATTVTEEILEKSFSEFGKLERVKKLKDYAFVHFEDRGAAVKAMDEMNGKEIEGEEIEIVLAKPPDKKRKERQAARQASRSTAYEDYYYHPPPRMPPPIRGRGRGGGRGGYGYPPDYYGYEDYYDDYYGYDYHDYRGGYEDPYYGYDDGYAVRGRGGGRGGRGAPPPPRGRGAPPPRGRTGYSQRGAPLGPPRGSRGGRGGPAQQQRGRGSRGSRGNRGGNVGGKRKADGYNQPDSKRRQTNNQQNWGSQPIAQQPLQQGGDYTGNYGYNNDNQEFYQDTYGQQWK, from the exons ATGGCTAATCAGGTGAATGGTAATGCGGTACAgttaaaagaagaggaagaaccaATGGATACTTCCAGTGTAACTCACACAGAACACTACAAGACACTGATAGAGGCAGGCCTCCCACAGAAGGTGGCAGAAAGACTTGATGAAATATTTCAGACAG GATTGGTAGCTTATGTGGATCTTGATGAAAGAGCAATTGATGCTCTCAGGGAATTTAATGAAGAAGGAGCTCTGTCTGTACTACAACAGTTCAAGGAAAGCGACTTATCACATGTTCAG AACAAAAGTGCATTTTTATGTGGAGTTATGAAGACCTACAGGCAAAGGGAGAAACAAGGAAGCAAGGTGCAAGAGTCTACAAAGGGACCTGATGAAGCAAAGATTAAG GCCTTGCTTGAGAGGACTGGTTATACTCTGGATGTAACCACAGGACAGAGGAAGTATGGTGGTCCTCCACCAGACAGTGTGTACTCTGGCATGCAACCTGGAATTGGAACAGAA GTGTTTGTAGGTAAAATACCAAGAGATTTATATGAGGATGAGTTGGTACCTCTTTTTGAAAAGGCTGGTCCCATTTGGGACCTACGTCTTATGATGGATCCACTGTCTGGTCAGAACAGAGGGTATGCATTTATCACCTTCTGTGGAAAGGAAGCTGCACAGGAAGCTGTTAAACTG GTGAAAGTTTTATTTGTGAGAAACTTGGCTACTACAGTGACAGAAGAAATACTGGAAAAGTCATTTTCTGAATTTGGAAAACTCGAAAGGGTGAAGAAGTTGAAAGATTATGCATTTGTTCATTTTGAAGACAGAGGAGCAGCTGTTAAG GCCATGGATGAAATGAATGGCAAAGAAATAGAAGGGGAAGAAATTGAAATAGTCTTAGCCAAGCCaccagacaagaaaaggaaagaacgCCAAGCTGCTAGACAGGCCTCCAGAAGCACTGC GTATGAAGATTATTACTATCACCCTCCTCCTCGCATGCCACCTCCAATTAGAGGTCGGGGtcgtggtggggggagaggtggatATGGCTACCCTCCAGATTACTATGGCTATGAAGATTACTATGATGATTACTATGGTTATGATTATCACGACTATCGTGGAGGCTATGAAGATCCCTACTACGGCTATGATGATGGCTATGCagtaagaggaagaggaggaggaaggggagggcgaGGTGCTCCACCACCACCAAGGGGGCGGGGAGCACCACCTCCAAGAGGTAGAACTGGCTATTCACAGAGGGGGGCACCTTTGGGACCACCAAGAGGCTCTAGGGGTGGCAGAGGGGGTCCTGCACAACAGCAGAGAGGCCGTGGTTCCCGTGGCTCTCGGGGCAATCGTGGGGGCAATGTAGGTGGCAAGAGAAAGGCAGATGGGTACAACCAACCTGATTCCAAGCGCCGTCAGACCAACAACCAACAGAACTGGGGTTCTCAACCCATCGCTCAGCAGCCGCTTCAACAAGGTGGTGACTATACTGGTAACTATGGTTACAATAATGACAACCAGGAATTTTATCAGGATACTTATGGGCAACAGTGGAAATAG